The following is a genomic window from Apis cerana isolate GH-2021 linkage group LG6, AcerK_1.0, whole genome shotgun sequence.
TCGAAGCGACGAATGTAAGCAGCATTATGTTAACTCCATATAaagttcgatattttaaatcctattattcaaatatgataaagcttaaataaaataaatttcttaataagaaatattatattatgatattttctaacttactattttcatttaaatttatcatctaGAATATCGCTTGTTTTTAGAAGTATCAAGAAGATGTAATatgatgtaattaattttctcttaaatGAACTTATAAAAGTCTTCACTTGAACTCTTACCTAtggatatcaaaatatattaaaatttatcattgtatTTGAATAGAATAAATCGATTACTtacataaatttgaaattccttGTTTTAGATTTGATTGATAATGAAAGTCTCAAAGGCTGGAAATAATGATTCTTACATGATAACAATCGAATACTAGATAATGATTTATGCTATTACCACGCTAATATCGGATTCTTGCGACCACAAAACCCACAAGAATCACAAgttctttccctctttttatctatttcactTCTTCCGAACGAGTCTGGCTTCGTtggtaattatttatgttggCCGGTCTCTGTGCGAAACGGTAATTGAATTTGCGTCCGTAAAACGGCCACTGACCGTAATTTGTCGACTAGtcaaagagaaggaagagagataaagaaagagagaaacctAGATGATTAATATAGTCTTAATTGTCCTCATTGTTGTGCGAATGAAACGTGGCTGGTGACTTGCTTAAGTCAATTGAAGTCTCttaagagaattttatatctCCTGGAAATAATGAACTTATAATGTCTACGATCTTATTGtacaaaatgaatatctttctctttgaacaaaatttttgtaaaaaataatagattaagattaatttcagTGATTTGTTATCTAATAATATGATCATATTTATAGGTTATATTGATTCgccatatttttatcatattatatatcatttgtaatattttaataatttttattgtttttctcagttatcttaaaaaaatttttttcattgtgttCATACCTAAATGGAATTGAAATGTAAAAgtcaaaattaagaaaatttaagacaaaaaaaatCGGAATTAATTCTCTTTCATATTGCATGTTCCTTtgcaaagatataaaaaaaccatatatatatatcttaaataccTCTTATAGTCCTTTTTGTCTTGAATTTCTCCTGTTGCAAAgctttttttcaatgtttctgagcgtgttttctttcttctttattcttataaCGGATGAGCCAAAGAGGCGACCTCTGTTATGGATCCCTCGAAGTAAGAGAGATACACCACGAAGGGGCGCGACATTTGCGATTCAAAGCACAACGAGAAAATGAAGATTAAGGGTGGAGGGTTTAAACGAACGAGAATTACGACACGTGTACTCGTGCGAGAGGGTATGAAGGGTGCTAGAGATGATCTATAGTCACTGCCTGACGCTTTTATTCGAGTTCATTTTGTAAGTCAATATCGCAGTTAGAGGTAAAGAATTGCCTTTGTATTTAAAGCGTTAACTGAACAGTGACTTGTTGGTCCAAGTATTTCGCAAACAAACGGATTGATggattaatgaaattgtttgaaCGAATTGtgcagataattttatttgttttaatgtttGAGATGATATATTGGTACacgatattttttgttataaaaaattttaaaaattgaaatattaaggaaaccttttttttttttcctgttttACAGATAAATCTACGCCTCATTCTTGTCAGTGGTAAGACAAAAGAGTTCCTATTCAGTCCGAGCGACTCTGCGGGGGACATAGCGCACCATGTGTTTGAAAACTGGCCGGAAGGTACgttcttattgaaatttatttacattgtaATCTCATACATGAAACGACTAACCAATTATATGAtcctttttataaaagatttttattataaaaaaaaacaaataaataaaagaacaaaaaggaataaaaacagattaaataaaatttatgaaagtttgacaatatttatcaatgaatttCATATTGCGTATTCATGAGATTCGAAATAATCACATTGAACAATGGTACAAGACGATCCGATTAAGTCTCCTGTCGTGTTAATCTATCATTCGAAATTTCACTTGACATGATGTGTCATAGAAATTCCCTTATCATTGAGAAACTCGATGGAAATGTGTTTGTCACAAGACTCACTTATATCACAATTATCCATACAATAACTGTATTGATATATTAGacaaacatatttttctatcaataaattaaacgtaGTTTATTGTTCATCCATGTTATACGATGGATTTTACGTTTGTATTTTCATCGTCTGTCATTGTCAGGCTACGTGAAGCATGAAAGTACCAGAATTGAAAACACTTGCAGAAATATATAGACCATAAAATATCGCCATCTATCGTGAGATATATCAAAAGCATGAAGTACAATTCAATTAAGCATGGTACAACGAGATGGCGAAACGAGCAaagcaaaaatttcaaaaccaAACGAGAAATTTGTtagcataatttattataccatgagatttgcataaaaattacactaaaaaaagagaaaatggtaaaaatgaattgattaACGAGAGAGAAGTttcaaaactataaatatcatttattatttttgttactttCTATGAATGccttgaaaaaataatgtaagtattattaattacatattgaaaaaatttattaaataaataatatatttatatttatttaacgataaaaatatagaataataaaaaatagattttgtagAATTCATTAATTCAGAATGACATGTCAAATATAtgtagtattaaaaattttttataggttatgttactattttattatcgctatttcttattttttaaaaacaaataaaacaatgttatttataataaatttaaatttaaaaaaatacaaaataaaattcttaaaaatctattttctattttaatctacaattttataacaaatttcactttaaattatttttattatatacgaaatacAAAGCTTCTCGTAAAGggccattatatatattaatcttgtatcaaaaaaaaaaagaattcgactTACCTTTATTTCCATACTGTGAAAAGTGAATCGAGTAGATTTTCATTCTTCTAAAAAGCGTGTTTCAATGCAAATCTTCTCAATACTTGAAAAGTAACccgtttaatattaaaatgtattcagTGACCGCAACATCTCTTTTGCTATCTTGAATTGTCGCGTcggaattaattttagttttaaaaaatagaaaaaagaaattacacgagaattattattgttgaattattattggtatatagttaatttagataatatttctcaaaaattcaataattaactgCACCAAGTTCTCGATATGTTTGATCATATtatctgatataatataagatgaaatctttttttatctttgaatacaatatataataattcaatttaatattatttttttatctgatgttttataaataatatatataatttatataatttatatatatttaatatatttgtatttgctttatcttaaaataattcataatttatgaatattatattatgaatacttatattatgaatgtttaaataaattctattagaaTCTGTCAcaattaaaatgatacaaaaaatgtatatttattaaatatattataaaaaatataaaaaataaatttaaaaatgaatttcaataatatatatgatttttatattttcaacctATTATGATGTTTTGATAATACTatatttgaaaagttaaattgaattttaatttaaaattacaaaaaatataaataatctttatgataaatatttttaatacatatatttatgtacagaaatgtatacaaaaatatttcttctacaaaaaaataatttcaaatatttaatatttaaaatatgaagataaaaaagcataagataatttctatttttctagtttaacataattattaaaattttcacacgcatttttaagaaacagtataacattgaattatttctatctcttactttcaatttcaatttcttcttcttactatttatcacaaattttcaagaaatataattaggtTATGTCATAATCTTATCTTTTACGTCCACAATAGAATCTTTCTAAATCTTTTTGCGCATCATTCATTTCATGCTTCTTTTACATcgtcgataaattaaatttagatgatGAACAGTAAAAGTCGaggaaattttacgaaatttttgccaaaaaacgattgatgaaattaaagtgaaatattCTCGCGTCCTTTCTATAAATTCTTTCCAatgaacttattattattttttcatgtcGTTGTCCCACCAATGGAAAATGCTGAAAATATTCGAGACAAGGTCGTTTCGAGATCTTATACGAGGTTTCTATCTCTTTGTCTTTTCAGACTGGGCGGAAGAGGCAGTCGCTAAAGCGGAGATCCTGCGGTTAATCTACCAGGGCCGTTTTCTGCACAGCAATGTCACGCTCGGTGCTCTTGGGCTTCCTTTCGGGAAAACCACGGTGATGCATCTGGTCCCACGAGAGAACCTTCCCGAGCCTAATTCTCAAGGTAAATCATCGACCAGCCATCTTCTTGTTTATCCTGTCcaggagaaaaatgaaaggcGCAGTTCTGGCCAGGGAAGGGAAAGCCTTTAGATTCCGAACCAATATAGAGTCGCGATTTAATCCTTTAATGATGGATTCTCTCGAGCGAACATAGTTGgttagaagaatttttcgttgctttttggaataattttaatatcagaataattttaatatcagttatggatttagattttattattaaaatcagggAAAagctattgttttttttttttttataatagaactatatattctattcagtatcatattaatttctttaaaggTTCTTAGATGGTATCCAAATGTTGATATACTTATATCATCATATTTGCATTCATGatagtttcttctttctctttgacATCgcctaaaaattatttagaaattattagaataatatatttatttgatagaattcaaaatgaaaaatatgtgatattatataaataaaaatgaaataagattatatcattatttttatgcttatattaatataataattctaattctattttgatgtttataataaattaataaattatatatctattataaagtaCAATAGTGTATATACcctgtattttaatattatataaatactagaTTAACTTAtactacaattttattttctttccttaatatttttgttatttttaaacttaaaaaacaTGCATCTTATTTCGTATGGTTTCTCATCTACTATATACTTCGTAATATgaggtattattaaaatgaaccAATACTTATCGGATATTGTTATATGATAGAGTTAAGGAAAAACcataaatatagttattttattttaatatacatgatTCATATGCCTCGTGGAATAAacatgcaatattatttacacaacatattgtttttctttctccatgCGGTCTCGTTAATcctctatatgtatattctatGTGCACTCGAGACAacaatttactttttcattcCCTATGgttactatataaattatattatattatattatattccatttttcatcttttgttTTCATGTCttttttaaacagattttgcaaatagatttaaaatattatatatttataatattatattttagatatttatttacaaatatttatattcatatatttattttacagatttttttaaagatatttttttaagatatttatttcaatctaattaattttaaaaaaaatttttttattaatttttttatattttaattaaaattttatatatatttactatatcatCTAAACTTGGAATTacaagtaatattataaatttatttattttttctaaaatcaataatttataaatatagaaaaatatgcaacaaatatttattaccaacatttatttatattattcatatattgattattcaatataataaattataatatccaaTATTAGCTAAAGATCCCAATCTCACTTTTGCTAATTACAGGTCTTCTGCCTAACGGCGGATACATGCACATACCAGCCCGACAACATTCTGCTTCCTGATTATGATTAACAAaatcttccaaaaaaaaaaaataataataataaaaacaaatcccAAAGTGTGTCCATGTCCGTACAATCCAAATGTCCACGATCGTCGTTCCTGTACAACCCAATCTCTTCGCgatcttgaaaaagaaattacgtgGCAGAACTCATGGTACTTAATTGCTGTTTACTTCGAGGTATTATCTTTGTTATTGTCGACGACAAATAACTATTTATGCTCGGTAAACACGACAACTTTGTAGCGATACTTAAACCCGTGTTTCCTCCTTgacaagaaatgaaaaataaaaagaaaaaggtttGCGTGTCTCGGTTTATAGTCTGTTGGCGGAAGTTGAGGACAACGCGCACGCGAAAAAGATTCACAACTCGCTACTTTTATGTCACAtttaatcagaaataaaaaaacgtgtgatactaaaaatttttaaatataattgatccaTGTATTTTTCTACTTGGTCTttccttttgtatttttatttataaatttcagaataacgatataatttatgaaatctcatcatctattttatttttttttcaactctcTATTCAAAATAACTGTTTCAAGTAAGAGATAATTTCACATTGTAATTAGAATAACAAAACTATTATTTCTCTGTTACAGATCAGAGGCAAAAAAGTAAAGGCGGCGGGAGTAGTTGCTGCTCAGCTTCCTGTTGCATACTTTAAAGAAAACGTTGGCTGCCCTGGATATATTTTGAGGTCGTTCCGTGTGAGAGCCAGCTCCCATGTTCTTCAAGCTGAGCCATGGTTTCTAAGGTTTCGACGCTGGTGTATCATTGTTAGTGGCTGAGCCTCGTGAGCATTGTAGCAAAGCAAAGTTGTCGCATCCTTCGCCGattcatctaaattaaaataaaaaaaaaggatttatttTGGTTCATCTGCAACGCACGCTAAAAACATCGTTCACCGTCCCAAGTGAACAAATTCTGTCATCATCAGTCTcttgaagagaaaaaaatataatggaaaatttcaaagcCAGATTTATATGTCTATAACATcgtataaattctaaaaagaaattgtaatgTAAGCCAAAcaacataatttttacatgttgttttatattttgttttggtAATTGTGTAcacaaaaatctatttataactTACATCGCGTCAGAGATTGTCAAGTTTTTAGGCATATCGATGACCTGGTTCGACATTGGAACACATAATATCGAAAACGCCGTTCAGCTTTCACAGTCCAGAAATCAAGAGGAAATTACGTGTTTCAAGGAACATCAACGATCATCCTGTTTGATTCGTTCgcttttgcaatttattattaattatatcatatataagaGAACATGATTCTAGTAAGATGAATTCCTCATCAGAAAATAGGATGTTAAAGCCTTTCAATGAAATAGGGGTTGAAAATACGCTGTGTTGAATGACGCTATACGATGCTTAGAATCTCAACCACTATTCGACTATACTGCAGCgttaaatagtaattattattgtagacAGGATCCATGAATGTGTTGCGTATGAATGAATGTGTTGCATTTGAAAGATcaatagagagaaagaatgtgtgtgtgtatgtatgaaagaaagagggggagagagagagagagagagataaatttatgttGTGATATGCAGGtagtgaatataattatatattatacatactattattaaaattatatatatattatatatatataaaattatatatatatatatataatagtatgaGACATGTTGACACACAGTTAAACTCTCATACACAGGATAGACTTTATTAACAtgaatttaaagtaatattatgaCGCCACTTCGAGAGTTTAGTATTCTGGAATAAGATTACAGAGGAAAAAGAACATTGGATCTCTAATGGTagttatgattaaataaacattcaaaTATATCTCCTGTTAGCTCCTTTTCCTTATCCACCATTATTTCCCTCTTCTTTTATgtattcttatctttttttatttttaaaattcgcgcgttttaattctcttttcttttcttttcttttctttccctctctttcactttattttgtttctacCCGtccattttttattgttcGGGCCTAGAAATGTTCATAGACCCAAAAGATTAATTCATGTTATAGGCGAGATATccaatattgcaaatattgattatagttAGGTCCAACCAAACCATTTTACGATAAGTTGTAACCTATTCTATACTCAACTATACTACTGTATAATGTATGACTCTTACCAATGCATAACacgtgtatataatatatatatatatatatatataatgttcttATTTAGTGAAATTCATCGTCAAACAAACGATGGTCagatgtttatttaatttattatcgtatGGAATGTCGACAAataatgtgttttttttttttgcacattCGAGATAGTCTGTATCTGCTTGACTCATATCAAATCTGtgttctatataaattaaatttgatgctTGTGTTTTTCGATAATCGATTACAGAcattttctctataaaaaaaattttaaagaaaaaaaattataaatcattgttAATTCTAAATGTTCTTTAAGATTTGtttatcgaatttcgaaaattaagaaaaaaatttttatcgtgttgttggatgatattaaaaaatggtgTTATTAGATtagatgtattttttttgctcataaatatttatggaatgtgtaatatttttaatatgatatgaaaCGTGTATTTCACGAAATTACACTACTTATAGAATTGGTATGCTGAGTGAATGCAGATACGATTATTAAGTTTATAGGGATGATTAATAGAAGTATTTAGTATCTAAATAggtttttaatatcttcgtaTATTTTTGCTATCGATTTATCAATCAAGGTGTCGCTGTTTtcgtttttgtttatattttcttttttttctcttttatttacgTACTATTAAGAGATAGATTAGCGGTATGAATgctgtttataaaaataacaaattgtttAGTGAGTAAGTCAAAAAATTGCGATAAACACatcacacacacacgcgcgcgcgcgcgcgcacacacacacacacacacacacaaaataGGTACATGAGAATGtgaatttcagaaaaaaacaCGATGTTTGCTATGCATACTTTTTGAGGTTAGTTAATGATCGATATTATCGAATCCGAGTAATAATCGTACGCTATAGAATTCTTACAGGCGAATCgatttccatttattattcgatcatAAGGTAAAAATTATGTgtataaaaaaacagaaaaaaagaaagaatatactCTGTAATAAGCTTGCTGCACAGTTCCTTTGACGTTacaatattactttaaaatcttgcgaaagaaaaaataaaacgtgttTATTCAAAACACGAAATGatagtgaaagaaaaaaataaaattctgttgaaattaattgaatagtaGGATAATTTTCCTTTGCGGTGAATCGTTAGAAATTTTACCTCGTCTATCGTCTAAGAACTATTTTGAGCAATGTgacatgataaaaaatttagtgcgatatattctttatataaaaaaaaaatattcggattggaaaaatattcgtgaCGAACAaccatctttttcaaaaatatgttttcaagATAATTATCCTTCATACCACCAATCACtccatctctttctctctgtatctaaatatcgatattcgtTGTTTTCTTTATGTTCATCATACCTTACGAAGATGATCTCACACTGAACGCaatgagaatgaaaaaaaaaaaatacatatggtAACGTACCCACCACAACTAGCAAGtattaaaaggaaaagggaaaaaaattatgaatgccATGGAACTTCTAAAAGATCATGAGGAAGCGgggttaatttaaaaaaaagaacaaaaacaaaaaaacaaagaaactgTAAtagtgtattatattatataactatacgCCTGATTCTATTTGCTGTTTAAACGAGAAagatgataaatgaaaataaaatggtattcttaaatacaaaaaaaagtaataatggtaatattaataataataataattattataataataataaataataataattaataataataataataataataataattataaacagtCTATGAGGAATATAACTTACACACACTTACATCATATCAAAATTTCTAGCAGTTAAGAATCAAATCatagatttatttctaaacGCGTTTGTTCCAGTGAAGTATACGCGTATAATACCATTGTACAAGCAACGTACAAAAAGTTTTGATTCTTCATTGATGGCATCATGTGGATCTTAATCGATCTTAATTACTAAGTTGGCATTAGTTACGATGCAAATCGTATCATTGAAAATTGTGGACGATCCTCAATCCATCTTTCTTCATGTAAAATGAACTGATTACAGGTTTTCatgacataatataaaatatgatactaCGATGGGATTGAAATTGTTGCAATCATCGAAtcgagttatatatattaatacatcaaGATgagcattattttatttgaaactcgAGCATCTAAAacttatttctcttttattcaagtataacaaatgtatattttcattatgaagataataaagaagaaaaggaagatgatgacgaagaagaaaggaaagctTAATTCCGttaaaaaaacagaatttataaattataagcttGTATATcaacaagatatttttttgtttatcgaAAACCGTAGTCAATTCAGTttacttcaaaaaatttaatcaaatacatatattggCGTTTCTCATCTCTCAGATAGAGCATTGTTATTGCTAGTCAAacagattttattaatcgtgAGAGCATATTGGCGGATCAacgaaatgataataatatatgtattaattccacaatatttcaaatatattgtaaatgttataattttattgctgtttcaaaaaaaaacataaacttTTGAAAGATCGTTGTAAATGTATCgagtaaatttcaaaatcaaaatgacataaacaattattacccgcgacaaaaaaaaagaaaaaaggaaagaaataattgaaatcataaaaattaagctTCGTGCACAAAcattccaaaattaaaaagaatgagCCCTATCTTCGTGTTTAAAAATCCTTATCCtcctgttttaataaattatcctaTTTAAACAGTGTTAAAGAAGAGAAATCATATTAGAGATTCCGTGTTGTtcgatgttaaaaaataatcgtaaaacgTTACGATGTAATCGTATTCGACGaaacgattataattatatggctgaaaataatttaatcacatGAAAACATCGTGTGTGATCTGCCCCTCATACATATGTGCACATAATCTTTATTGACGTCGAGATTCACGATTTaacaacaaagaaaaagaaaaaaacaaaaaaaaaagagaataatgaaATGTACAAAGcaaactataattttatacggaAATCgggatataatgattttacttTAGATctgtgaaatgaaaaatcatacaTGACAATTGAAATTCTACTTTAGAACCAAATgacatattattgtataaaattattctctgaCAACCTTTAAACTCTCTTCAAATGACAAATAATCCtaattttttgttccttttatGTTTGCAgtttaaaaacgatatttttctagACGAAAACTGTTTCTATTCATGcgatacacatacacacacacatacatacatacatgaaTGCGCGAATTCGtgaaaatcgattttgaaaaaaaaaaaggaatgcaTCCATGCATTTTGATTGCATGTGTTTTGGTATCAAAGAATTTggtatcaaaatttaatatcaatatgtaatatatattcattcaaattgataatcgattctttttttcttttttttttccaaaaaatgattcacctttttttttgtgtgtgttcaaaagatatatttgaaagaaaatttgaaacaaccgaaaattaaaatttactttgtacgtgaatgtttaattaattatttgctcTCAAGGAAAATAGTTTCgagctaaaaatattttttaatcctttaataAGAAGGAGAtgtataaaacattttcaactGGCCGTCCTACATAGAATATGgcgaatgttaaatatattatttgaaagctATCCTACGAATTGCCATAACTTATTGATGcgtgtaaattatatacaaacgaTTCAACTTATTAAAGTTAAAGCTCTAACGAAATGTAACACgcaataatttttgtagaccatatgttaataaaactgatattaataaattcttccataaatttctattaattcgaaaataaaaaagaattgaaagagGAATAGTAAATTGAAATagtaaatctaattaaaagagaaaaaaaaatgtactgatgattaatttacaatatctgcgtgttaatttattcaaatgtaaTAGAAATGTTGAAAACGAGCAATAGTAAATGGCACTTATTTAATGTCTCATACATCCTTCttgtgtttatatttattgttctaATTTTTGCCAAGTGTCTCCATGTAATGTATCATTTTAAACACAGCCAAGTATCTTATCATACGTGTAACATAGAATAAGGAGTATATCATGCCATAAAAGTGACGATGGTAAACGTTTCTAAACGAGAAATCATATAGTGATAATATTCATCACATCATATTCATTCACACAAAAATACTCTCATATAACTGTGTACATGACATTCATTTCTCTTATTCTAACTA
Proteins encoded in this region:
- the LOC107993762 gene encoding ubiquitin-like protein 3 isoform X3; this translates as MSSRNIPSDKINLRLILVSGKTKEFLFSPSDSAGDIAHHVFENWPEDWAEEAVAKAEILRLIYQGRFLHSNVTLGALGLPFGKTTVMHLVPRENLPEPNSQGLLPNGGYMHIPARQHSAS
- the LOC107993762 gene encoding ubiquitin-like protein 3 isoform X1, whose amino-acid sequence is MSSRNIPSDKINLRLILVSGKTKEFLFSPSDSAGDIAHHVFENWPEDWAEEAVAKAEILRLIYQGRFLHSNVTLGALGLPFGKTTVMHLVPRENLPEPNSQGKSSTSHLLVYPVQEKNERRSSGQGRESL
- the LOC107993762 gene encoding ubiquitin-like protein 3 isoform X2, with protein sequence MSSRNIPSDKINLRLILVSGKTKEFLFSPSDSAGDIAHHVFENWPEDWAEEAVAKAEILRLIYQGRFLHSNVTLGALGLPFGKTTVMHLVPRENLPEPNSQDQRQKSKGGGSSCCSASCCIL